TCGATCGTGTGAAACCGGTGCGGTTGCGAGATGACCCGCAGGGCCGGTGCGCGTGGCGGTCCGGCGCATGTCACACGGCGTTTCAGGTGGTTTCGGGCCCACCCGCTCGACAGAAGTTACTGCTAAGTAATACGCTGGAGTTACCGACGAGTAAGGCCATGTCCGGAGAGCGGGGCCGGCTCGGGATCATCAGTTCGGAGAGGGAGCCTGCGAAATGGGCCACTACAAGAGCAACGTCCGCGACCTCGAATTCAACTTGTTCGAGTTGTTCAAGGTGCAAGAGCGGCTGGGCACCGGGGCGTTCGAGCAGTCCGACGAGGACACCGTGCGCGGTGTGCTCAGCGAGCTCAACAGCCTCGCCACCGGGCCCCTCGCGGAGTCCTTCGCGGAAGGTGACCGCACCCCGGCGAAGTTCGACCCGAAGACCCACTCGGTGACGCTGCCCGAGTCGTTCAAGAAGTCCTACCAGCAGGTCATGGACGGGGAGTGGTGGCGGCTCGGGCTCTCCGACGAGCTCGGCGGCTACGGCATCCCGCCGACCGTGCAGTGGGCCACCTCCGAGCTGATCCTCGGCGCCAACCCGGCCGTCTACATGTACATGGCCGGGCCCCAGTTCGCCGGGATCATGCACAAGAACGGCACCGACCAGCAGAAGCGCTGGGCCGACCTGATGATCGAGCGGCTCTGGGGCGCCACGATGGTGCTGACCGAGCCGGACGCGGGCTCCGACGTCGGCTCCGGGCGCACCAAGGCCATCAAGCAGGCCGACGGCAGCTGGCACCTCGACGGCGTGAAGCGGTTCATCACCTCCGCCGACCAGGACATGACCGAGAACATCATGCACCTGGTGCTGGCCCGCCCCGAGGGCGAAGGCGTGGAGAGCAAGCCCGGCACCAAGGGCCTGAGCCTGTTCCTGGTGCCGAAGTTCCACTTCGACGAGGAGACCGGCGCCCCCGGCGAGCGCAACGGCGCCTTCGTCACCAACGTCGAGCACAAGATGGGCCTCAACGCCTCCGCCACCTGCGAGCTGACCTTCGGCCAGCACGGCACCCCGGCGCAGGGCTGGCTGCTCGGCGAGGTGCACGACGGCATCGCGCAGATGTTCCAGGTCATCGAGTACGCCCGGATGATGGTCGGCACCAAGGCCATCGCGACGCTGTCCACCGGCTACCTCAACGCGCTGGAGTACGCCAAGGAGCGCCAGCAGGGCGCGGACCTCACCAGGGCCACCGACAAGACCGCCCCGCGCGTCACGATCACCAACCACCCCGACGTGCGCCGCATCCTGCTGCTGCAGAAGGCGTACGCGGAGGGCCTGCGCGCGGTGTACCTCTACACCGCGACGTACCAGGACCAGATCGCCCAGGGCAAGGCCACCGGCGAGGACGTCGCGCTGGCCGAGCAGGTCAACGACCTGCTGCTGCCGATCGTCAAGGGCGTGGGATCGGAGCGGGCGTACGAGAACCTGACGCTGTCGCTGCAGACCCTCGGCGGCTCCGGCTACCTGCAGGACTACCCGATCGAGCAGTACATCCGGGACGCCAAGATCGACAGCCTGTACGAGGGCACCACGGCGATCCAGGCGCAGGACTTCTTCTTCCGCAAGATCGTGCGCAACAACGGCGCGGCCCTCGGCCACATCGCCGCCGAGGTGCAGAAGTCGCTGGAGGCCGAAGGCGCCGACGAGCGGCTCAAGGAGGAGCGGGCGCTGGTCGCGCAGGCGCTGGAGGACGCGCAGGGCACCCTCGGCGCCGTGTTCGGCTTCCTGACCTCCGCGCAGGAGGACGTGAACAACATCTACAAGGTCGGCCAGCACGCCGTCACGGTCCTGATGAGCATGGGCGACCTGCTCATCGGCTGGCTGCTGCTGCGCCAGGCCGAGGTGGCGCTGGCCGCGCTGGACGCGGGCGCCTCGGCCAAGGACCAGTCCTACTACCAGGGCAAGGTCGCGGTGGCGCGCTTCTTCGCGAAGAACGTGCTGCCGGAGCTGTCCTCCCGCCGCAAGGTCGTGGAGAACGCCGACAACGCGATCATGGAGCTGGACGAGTCGGTGTTCTGATCCGGACCGGTACGGCCTGACCCGACGTGGGCGCTCACTCCGAGGGAGTGGGCGCCCACGTTCGCGTTCGGGCGGGGTCGCCGCCCGGCTCCACCACCGGCGGGGCGACGGCCGAACCTGCCCGCCGCGCGGGCGAACCCGCGGTCTCCGGCGGCGGTGCCGCGGACGTGAGAAGGCCCCTCCCGGTTCCGGGAGGGGCCTTCTCGGTGCTTCGGTCAGCGCGGCGCGGGGCCGGGCGGAGGTCCGCAGTGGATGATCGGCTGCGGGTTGTAGACCGTCTTGCTCGGGCTCTCCGTGGTGACCTTGCCGCTCTTGACGTCCTTCAAGGTCCGGGTGTCGGTGACCGTGAACCCACCGGTGCCCTTGCTCGGGCTGCACGGCTCGCCGGGCGGGACGACCTTCTCGTGCGGCGGCTTCGGAGCGGTGCGCTCACCCGTC
This window of the Saccharopolyspora gloriosae genome carries:
- a CDS encoding acyl-CoA dehydrogenase, with the translated sequence MGHYKSNVRDLEFNLFELFKVQERLGTGAFEQSDEDTVRGVLSELNSLATGPLAESFAEGDRTPAKFDPKTHSVTLPESFKKSYQQVMDGEWWRLGLSDELGGYGIPPTVQWATSELILGANPAVYMYMAGPQFAGIMHKNGTDQQKRWADLMIERLWGATMVLTEPDAGSDVGSGRTKAIKQADGSWHLDGVKRFITSADQDMTENIMHLVLARPEGEGVESKPGTKGLSLFLVPKFHFDEETGAPGERNGAFVTNVEHKMGLNASATCELTFGQHGTPAQGWLLGEVHDGIAQMFQVIEYARMMVGTKAIATLSTGYLNALEYAKERQQGADLTRATDKTAPRVTITNHPDVRRILLLQKAYAEGLRAVYLYTATYQDQIAQGKATGEDVALAEQVNDLLLPIVKGVGSERAYENLTLSLQTLGGSGYLQDYPIEQYIRDAKIDSLYEGTTAIQAQDFFFRKIVRNNGAALGHIAAEVQKSLEAEGADERLKEERALVAQALEDAQGTLGAVFGFLTSAQEDVNNIYKVGQHAVTVLMSMGDLLIGWLLLRQAEVALAALDAGASAKDQSYYQGKVAVARFFAKNVLPELSSRRKVVENADNAIMELDESVF